The following proteins are encoded in a genomic region of Variovorax paradoxus:
- a CDS encoding ammonium transporter, translated as MDALKQGADALFILLGAIMVFAMHAGFAFLELGTVRKKNQVNALVKILVDFSVSTIVYFLVGYGVAYGIHFFVGATELAAKSGYELVKFFFLLTFAAAIPAIISGGIAERAKFWPQLIATAVIVGLVYPLYEGIAWNKAFGIQAWIASATGHEFHDFAGSVVVHAVGGWLSLPAVLLLGARRNRYRGDGSLSAHPPSNIPFLALGAWILCAGWFGFNVMSAQTIDKISGLVAVNSLMAMVGGTLVALAMGKNDPGFVYNGPLAGLVAVCAGSDLMHPLGALVVGGVAGAIFVVMFTLTQNKWKIDDVLGVWPLHGLCGTWGGIAAGIFGTQALGGIGGVNVWAQLIGTLVGVAWAALAGAAVYGTLKATMGLRLTQEEEYDGADLSIHHISATPEREVNW; from the coding sequence ATGGACGCACTCAAACAGGGCGCAGACGCGCTGTTCATCCTTCTCGGCGCCATCATGGTGTTTGCCATGCATGCCGGTTTTGCTTTTCTCGAACTGGGCACCGTGCGCAAGAAGAACCAGGTCAATGCGCTGGTCAAGATATTGGTCGACTTCTCGGTCTCCACCATCGTGTACTTTCTTGTTGGCTACGGCGTGGCCTATGGCATCCACTTTTTCGTGGGCGCCACCGAACTCGCGGCCAAGAGCGGCTACGAGCTGGTGAAGTTCTTCTTCCTGCTGACTTTTGCCGCGGCCATTCCGGCCATCATCTCTGGCGGAATTGCGGAGCGCGCCAAGTTCTGGCCGCAACTCATTGCCACGGCGGTCATCGTCGGCCTCGTTTATCCGCTCTACGAAGGCATCGCCTGGAACAAGGCTTTCGGCATCCAGGCCTGGATTGCCTCGGCCACGGGCCACGAGTTCCATGACTTTGCCGGTTCGGTCGTGGTGCACGCGGTGGGCGGCTGGCTTTCGTTGCCGGCCGTGCTGCTGCTGGGCGCACGCCGCAACCGCTACCGCGGCGACGGCTCGCTGAGCGCGCATCCGCCGTCGAACATTCCTTTTCTGGCGCTGGGCGCGTGGATCCTGTGCGCGGGCTGGTTCGGCTTCAACGTGATGAGCGCGCAGACCATCGACAAGATCTCGGGCCTCGTGGCCGTGAACTCGCTCATGGCCATGGTGGGCGGCACGCTGGTGGCGCTGGCCATGGGCAAGAACGACCCCGGCTTTGTCTACAACGGCCCGCTCGCCGGCCTCGTGGCGGTGTGTGCCGGCTCCGACCTGATGCATCCGCTGGGCGCGCTGGTGGTGGGCGGCGTGGCGGGCGCAATCTTCGTCGTCATGTTCACGCTCACGCAGAACAAATGGAAGATCGACGACGTGCTCGGCGTATGGCCGCTGCACGGCCTGTGCGGCACCTGGGGCGGCATTGCGGCCGGCATCTTCGGCACGCAGGCGCTGGGCGGCATCGGCGGGGTGAACGTGTGGGCTCAGCTCATCGGCACCTTGGTTGGCGTGGCATGGGCTGCACTTGCGGGGGCCGCGGTGTACGGCACCCTCAAGGCGACGATGGGGCTGCGGCTCACGCAGGAAGAGGAATACGACGGGGCCGACCTGTCGATTCACCACATTTCGGCGACGCCGGAGCGTGAGGTGAACTGGTAG
- a CDS encoding Fic family protein, with the protein MAISAPLYTWQQPDWPQLRYDAAAASPALLRARELKGEVSGMARAIGLEGLVEAEQELWMQEAVATAAIEGERLELAAVRSSVMRRLGTGDTGPTDRHVDGLVEVIHDATTHFDQPLDADRLCRWQSALFPGGTTGIRRIAVGRYRDHADPMQIVSGLPGREVVHYTAPPSSSVAQEMDAFLAWFAQSRHAGMDGIARAAIAHLWFETIHPFEDGNGRVGRAIADTALAQDTGASTRLFSLSRQLLVDRKGYYDALAAGQSGGMDVTAFVQWFAQAFGHACIASSLVIQSSLERSRFWSRHARHAINERQRLLLCRLLEAGDGGFLGGLNVEKYLKMVRVSKATATRDLSDLVRNGMLHTAGQGKALRYYVTVPGWTHGVADESGLQGESAA; encoded by the coding sequence ATGGCCATCTCCGCCCCGCTCTACACTTGGCAGCAGCCTGATTGGCCGCAACTGCGTTATGACGCGGCCGCCGCGAGCCCCGCGCTGCTGCGCGCGCGCGAGCTCAAGGGAGAAGTGAGCGGCATGGCGCGCGCCATCGGGCTGGAAGGCTTGGTCGAAGCCGAGCAGGAGTTATGGATGCAGGAGGCCGTGGCCACCGCAGCCATCGAAGGCGAACGGCTCGAGCTTGCGGCGGTGCGCTCCTCGGTGATGCGGCGCCTCGGTACCGGCGACACAGGTCCGACCGACAGGCATGTCGATGGTCTGGTCGAAGTCATTCACGACGCCACGACCCATTTCGACCAGCCGCTCGATGCAGACCGGCTGTGCCGCTGGCAGTCGGCGCTCTTTCCCGGCGGCACCACGGGCATCCGGCGCATCGCTGTCGGCCGGTACCGGGACCATGCAGATCCCATGCAGATCGTGAGCGGCCTGCCGGGCAGGGAGGTCGTGCACTACACGGCGCCACCCTCCTCTTCCGTCGCACAGGAGATGGACGCCTTTCTAGCGTGGTTCGCGCAATCACGGCACGCCGGCATGGACGGCATTGCGCGCGCTGCCATTGCTCATCTGTGGTTCGAAACCATCCACCCGTTCGAAGACGGCAACGGCCGCGTCGGCCGGGCGATAGCCGATACGGCGCTGGCACAAGACACGGGTGCATCGACGCGCCTTTTCAGTCTCTCAAGGCAACTGCTTGTCGACCGCAAGGGCTACTACGACGCGCTGGCCGCGGGCCAGTCCGGCGGCATGGACGTGACCGCCTTCGTGCAATGGTTTGCGCAGGCCTTCGGGCACGCATGCATCGCATCGAGCCTTGTGATCCAGTCTTCGCTGGAACGCTCGCGCTTCTGGTCCAGGCATGCGCGGCATGCAATCAACGAGCGGCAGCGGCTGTTGTTGTGCAGGTTGCTCGAGGCTGGCGACGGCGGCTTTCTTGGCGGGCTCAACGTCGAGAAGTACCTGAAGATGGTGCGTGTCTCGAAGGCAACGGCTACGCGCGACCTGTCGGACCTGGTGCGCAACGGCATGCTTCATACGGCGGGCCAAGGAAAGGCCCTGCGCTACTACGTGACCGTGCCCGGATGGACGCACGGTGTTGCGGACGAATCCGGTCTGCAAGGCGAATCCGCCGCCTGA
- a CDS encoding succinylglutamate desuccinylase/aspartoacylase domain-containing protein, whose amino-acid sequence MTQPPPALEVLPRDLSAYRKGNVGIDYVHRFESGKPGPHVLINALTHGNEICGMTAATHLLDTNVRPKIGTLTVSFANVEAYESFDKALPFDSRQLVHNLNRIWSPEWLDGTEDSPELRRARVLRPVVSAADHILDIHSTSQPVIPFWVYPAYDRNAEAAMAIGRPSVHLVMPEGLGSGTPLIQHGRHGLPEGKGVALVAECGQHFLRSASELATAIALDFLAHFGLIDKDPAVPPPGPQRRFELLQTHVIKSEEFAFVRPLIGFETFAKGELIATNGPDEIRAPCDDCTIFMPAQRVIVGREAVYLTKPV is encoded by the coding sequence ATGACCCAACCGCCTCCCGCCCTCGAAGTCCTCCCCCGCGACCTCTCCGCCTACCGCAAGGGCAACGTCGGCATCGACTACGTGCACCGCTTCGAGTCCGGCAAGCCCGGCCCGCACGTGCTGATCAATGCGCTCACGCACGGCAACGAAATCTGCGGCATGACCGCCGCCACGCACCTGCTCGACACCAACGTGCGCCCGAAGATCGGCACGCTGACCGTGAGCTTCGCCAACGTGGAAGCGTACGAGTCTTTCGACAAGGCGCTGCCCTTCGACAGCCGCCAGCTGGTGCACAACCTCAACCGCATCTGGTCGCCCGAATGGCTCGACGGCACCGAAGACAGCCCCGAGCTGCGCCGTGCCCGCGTGCTGCGCCCGGTGGTGAGCGCGGCCGACCACATCCTGGACATTCACTCCACCAGCCAGCCGGTGATTCCGTTCTGGGTGTACCCCGCCTACGACCGCAATGCCGAAGCGGCGATGGCCATCGGCCGTCCGTCGGTGCATCTGGTGATGCCCGAGGGCCTGGGCTCCGGCACACCGCTGATCCAGCATGGCCGCCATGGCCTGCCTGAAGGCAAGGGCGTGGCGCTGGTGGCCGAGTGCGGCCAGCACTTCCTGCGTTCCGCCTCCGAGTTGGCCACCGCCATTGCGCTCGACTTTCTGGCGCACTTCGGCCTCATCGACAAGGACCCGGCCGTGCCGCCGCCCGGCCCGCAGCGCCGCTTCGAGCTGCTGCAGACGCACGTCATCAAGTCGGAAGAGTTTGCCTTCGTGCGCCCGCTGATCGGCTTCGAGACTTTTGCCAAGGGCGAGCTGATTGCCACCAACGGACCGGACGAGATTCGCGCGCCGTGCGACGACTGCACGATCTTCATGCCCGCGCAGCGCGTGATCGTGGGGCGCGAGGCGGTGTATTTGACGAAGCCGGTCTGA
- a CDS encoding M23 family metallopeptidase, which produces MHIRPSSPGFLSPALNRRGALLGALGLLALPATRVAAAAPAKSKQQQHSDVWPHASQVPGGVARLSLGPSAKRPEAFAGDVPLLVLGDAIEWTALVGIPLATSPGDASIAMRTESGTEKQIAYTVGAKQYREQRLTVPPRTVDLSPEDEARYERERAHLATVMATFTDLRPNASLQMRVPVPGRRSSSFGLRRVFNGQSRNPHSGMDIAAGTGTPVLAPLPGRVIDTGDYFFNGGTVWLDHGGGLLTMYCHLSRVDVRVGDVLKTGEQLAAVGATGRVTGPHLHWSVMLNRAMVDPALFIAA; this is translated from the coding sequence ATGCACATCCGACCCTCTTCCCCCGGTTTTCTCTCGCCTGCCCTGAATCGCCGTGGCGCACTGCTGGGGGCGCTCGGCCTGCTGGCGCTGCCCGCAACGCGCGTCGCCGCGGCCGCTCCTGCAAAGTCCAAGCAACAACAGCATTCGGACGTCTGGCCACATGCGTCCCAGGTGCCGGGCGGCGTGGCACGGCTGTCGCTCGGCCCGAGCGCCAAGCGCCCCGAAGCCTTTGCAGGCGACGTGCCCTTGCTCGTGCTGGGCGACGCCATCGAGTGGACGGCGCTGGTCGGCATTCCGCTCGCAACCTCGCCCGGCGACGCCAGCATTGCGATGCGGACCGAGAGCGGCACCGAAAAGCAGATCGCCTACACGGTAGGTGCCAAACAGTACCGCGAGCAGCGCCTGACAGTGCCGCCGCGCACTGTGGATCTCTCGCCCGAAGACGAGGCGCGCTACGAGCGCGAACGCGCTCACCTTGCCACCGTGATGGCCACGTTCACCGACCTGCGGCCGAACGCCTCGTTGCAGATGCGCGTCCCCGTGCCCGGCCGCCGCTCCAGCTCGTTCGGCCTGCGCCGTGTGTTCAATGGCCAGTCGCGCAATCCGCACAGCGGCATGGACATCGCAGCCGGTACCGGCACGCCCGTGCTGGCGCCGCTGCCGGGCCGGGTGATCGATACGGGAGACTATTTCTTCAACGGCGGCACCGTGTGGCTCGACCACGGCGGTGGCCTGCTCACGATGTATTGCCACCTGAGCCGGGTCGATGTGAGGGTGGGCGATGTGCTGAAGACGGGCGAGCAGCTCGCGGCAGTGGGCGCCACCGGTCGCGTGACGGGGCCGCATCTGCACTGGTCGGTGATGTTGAACCGGGCGATGGTGGACCCGGCGCTGTTCATTGCGGCTTGA
- a CDS encoding pseudouridine synthase — protein MNSPSSSRLIRFNKPYGVLSQFTPEGRWRGLKDFIDIPDVYVAGRLDADSEGLLLLTNDGQLQARIADPRFKMEKTYWVQVEGVPTEAALAALRGGVQLNDGLTRPARARLLDPPPDVWERQPPIRERKSIPTAWLELAISEGRNRQVRRMTAAVGLPTLRLIRAAIGPHTLDGLAPGIWLE, from the coding sequence ATGAATTCTCCGAGTTCCTCCCGCCTGATCCGTTTCAACAAGCCCTACGGCGTCCTCAGCCAGTTCACGCCCGAAGGCCGCTGGCGCGGGCTGAAAGACTTCATCGACATTCCCGATGTCTATGTGGCCGGCCGTCTCGATGCCGACAGCGAGGGCCTGCTGCTGCTCACCAACGACGGCCAACTCCAGGCGCGCATCGCCGATCCGCGTTTCAAGATGGAGAAGACCTATTGGGTGCAGGTGGAAGGCGTGCCCACCGAGGCGGCGCTGGCCGCCCTGCGCGGCGGCGTGCAGCTCAACGACGGCCTCACGCGCCCTGCCCGCGCGCGCCTGCTCGACCCACCGCCCGACGTGTGGGAGCGGCAACCGCCCATTCGCGAACGCAAGAGCATTCCCACCGCGTGGCTGGAACTCGCGATCAGCGAAGGCCGCAACCGCCAGGTCCGGCGCATGACTGCCGCCGTGGGGCTGCCCACCCTGCGCCTGATCCGCGCCGCCATCGGACCGCACACGCTCGATGGATTGGCGCCCGGCATATGGCTCGAGTAA
- a CDS encoding LytR/AlgR family response regulator transcription factor: MNPTALIAEDEPLLAHALKAELAAAWPELQLLATAGDGRSAVREALRLLPQVLFFDIRMPGLDGLGAAAELADRWPTDEAPMPQLVFVTAYDEYAARAFETQAIDYVLKPVQPERLRKTVLRLQQALAGQQQPKSAAADEALEKTLAQWRQVLAAAAGNGASASSAPGAPLRMIAASEAAGSTVRMVPIDEVLYFEAADKYIRVLTATHEYLIRTPLKQLLTQLDPEVFWQVHRAVVVRSSAVEAVHRDEAGKLHLDLRGRPEKIPVSRLYGHLFRAM, from the coding sequence ATGAACCCGACCGCACTCATCGCCGAAGACGAGCCCTTGCTCGCCCACGCCCTCAAGGCCGAACTGGCCGCGGCGTGGCCCGAACTGCAGCTGCTTGCCACCGCGGGCGACGGCCGCAGCGCCGTGCGCGAGGCCTTGCGGCTGCTGCCGCAGGTGTTGTTCTTCGACATCCGCATGCCCGGCCTCGACGGCCTGGGCGCCGCCGCCGAACTGGCCGACCGCTGGCCCACCGACGAGGCGCCCATGCCGCAGCTGGTTTTCGTGACCGCCTACGACGAATACGCCGCCCGCGCCTTCGAGACCCAGGCCATCGACTACGTGCTCAAGCCCGTGCAGCCCGAGCGCCTGCGCAAGACCGTGCTGCGGCTTCAGCAGGCGCTGGCCGGGCAGCAGCAACCGAAATCGGCCGCAGCCGACGAAGCGCTCGAGAAAACCCTTGCGCAGTGGCGCCAGGTGCTGGCCGCCGCTGCCGGCAACGGCGCGTCGGCATCCTCCGCCCCCGGCGCCCCGCTGCGCATGATTGCCGCCAGCGAAGCCGCCGGCAGCACCGTGCGCATGGTTCCGATCGACGAAGTGCTGTATTTCGAGGCGGCCGACAAATACATTCGCGTGCTCACCGCCACGCACGAATACCTGATTCGCACGCCGCTGAAGCAGTTGCTGACCCAGCTCGACCCGGAGGTCTTCTGGCAGGTGCATCGCGCCGTGGTGGTGCGCAGCTCGGCCGTGGAGGCCGTGCACCGCGACGAGGCCGGCAAGCTGCATCTCGATCTGCGCGGCCGGCCCGAGAAAATACCCGTCAGCCGTCTTTACGGCCACCTGTTTCGCGCCATGTGA
- a CDS encoding sensor histidine kinase, producing the protein MSVGALPRFRAENIRSMLRHGLMTVAFCCFIAAALAITQHGSWSAQMVYSMSIGLISWLFIDVGRLLISGHREILWPSGPWGYLLVAGGVTVGFLGGNAIGDAWTHQPLLDFGSFGERKLATTIIITVTATVCMCFFFYSLGRSKHMLRQIELAQRNATEARLKLLETQLEPHMLFNTLANLRVLITTDPPRAVAMLDRLNNYLRMTLSGSRALAHPLSAEFERLADYLELMSVRMGERLRYTLELPEDLRDTPVPPLLLQPLVENSIRHGLEPKVEGGEIAVRARQDAGRLVIEVSDTGVGLDGAPPSEGSGFGLEQVRERLATVYGDQGRMSLAAEPAGGTRTTLSFPLPPHA; encoded by the coding sequence ATGAGCGTCGGCGCGCTCCCCCGCTTTCGCGCGGAGAACATCCGGAGCATGCTCCGGCATGGCCTGATGACCGTCGCCTTCTGCTGCTTCATTGCCGCAGCGCTGGCCATCACCCAGCACGGGAGCTGGAGCGCGCAGATGGTGTATTCGATGTCCATCGGGCTGATCAGCTGGCTCTTCATCGACGTGGGCCGGCTGCTGATCAGCGGCCACAGGGAGATCCTCTGGCCATCCGGACCCTGGGGCTACCTGCTGGTGGCTGGCGGCGTGACAGTCGGCTTTCTGGGGGGCAATGCCATCGGCGACGCCTGGACCCATCAGCCCCTGCTCGACTTCGGCAGCTTCGGGGAGCGCAAGCTCGCGACCACGATCATCATCACGGTGACGGCCACCGTCTGTATGTGCTTCTTCTTCTACAGCCTCGGCAGGAGCAAGCACATGCTGCGCCAGATCGAGCTGGCGCAGCGCAACGCCACCGAGGCACGGCTCAAGCTGCTCGAAACGCAACTCGAGCCGCACATGCTGTTCAACACATTGGCCAACCTGCGCGTGCTGATCACGACCGACCCGCCGCGCGCCGTGGCCATGCTGGACCGCCTGAACAACTACCTGCGCATGACGCTCAGCGGTTCGCGCGCGCTCGCGCATCCGCTGTCGGCCGAGTTCGAACGGTTGGCCGATTACCTCGAACTGATGTCGGTGCGCATGGGCGAGCGCCTGCGCTACACGCTCGAACTGCCGGAAGATTTGCGCGACACGCCCGTGCCGCCGCTGCTCTTGCAGCCGCTGGTGGAAAACAGCATCCGCCACGGGCTGGAGCCCAAGGTGGAAGGCGGCGAGATCGCCGTGCGCGCACGCCAGGACGCCGGCCGGCTGGTCATCGAAGTGAGCGACACAGGCGTCGGCCTCGACGGCGCGCCGCCCTCGGAGGGCAGCGGCTTCGGGCTCGAACAAGTGCGCGAGCGGCTGGCCACGGTGTACGGCGACCAAGGCCGCATGAGCCTGGCCGCCGAGCCCGCCGGCGGAACCCGCACCACACTCAGCTTTCCCTTGCCGCCACACGCATGA
- a CDS encoding 2TM domain-containing protein, giving the protein MNAHPSSTPAFSDLDKLARRRAGAKMGWYIHALVYVLVNLGLVALSASRGHTWAVYPLMGWGLGLLIHGAVIWFIAPGGSFYDRLVERERRTLRAGERG; this is encoded by the coding sequence ATGAATGCCCATCCCTCTTCGACCCCGGCCTTTTCCGACCTCGACAAGCTCGCCCGCCGCCGCGCCGGCGCCAAGATGGGCTGGTACATCCATGCCTTGGTCTATGTGCTGGTCAACCTCGGGCTGGTCGCGCTCTCCGCATCGCGCGGCCACACCTGGGCGGTGTATCCGCTCATGGGCTGGGGCCTGGGCCTGCTGATCCACGGCGCGGTCATCTGGTTCATTGCGCCCGGCGGCAGCTTCTATGACCGGCTGGTCGAGCGCGAACGGCGCACGCTGCGGGCCGGGGAGCGCGGATGA
- a CDS encoding protein-S-isoprenylcysteine O-methyltransferase, with protein sequence MNLQSSHIAFAAGTAVYLAIRAAFQRRASSEEKTLSRADMRDRLLIVLVGACQIGLPVVLILTPWLDAANYTMPIALTWAGTLAMGCALWLFWRSHADLGTSWSVTLELNRNHRLVTQGVYRRIRHPMYASFFAMGLGQALMLNNWIAGWAALVAVSLLYAIRKPHEERMLLESFGDEYRTYMRCTGGIVPHFVLRATSNS encoded by the coding sequence GTGAACCTTCAGTCTTCACATATCGCGTTTGCCGCCGGTACTGCCGTCTACCTCGCGATTCGCGCCGCGTTCCAGCGCCGCGCTTCGTCAGAAGAAAAAACACTCAGCCGTGCCGACATGCGCGACCGCCTGCTGATCGTCCTCGTCGGAGCCTGCCAGATCGGCCTGCCAGTCGTCCTGATACTGACCCCTTGGCTCGACGCAGCCAACTACACGATGCCGATCGCCCTCACTTGGGCCGGCACGCTGGCCATGGGGTGCGCGCTGTGGCTGTTCTGGCGATCGCATGCCGACCTGGGCACCAGCTGGTCCGTGACTCTGGAACTGAACCGGAACCACCGCTTGGTCACGCAGGGTGTCTATCGCCGCATCCGGCATCCCATGTATGCGTCGTTCTTCGCCATGGGCCTGGGCCAGGCCCTGATGCTGAACAACTGGATCGCCGGCTGGGCTGCACTCGTGGCGGTCAGCCTGCTCTACGCCATCCGCAAGCCCCATGAGGAGCGGATGCTGCTCGAGTCTTTCGGCGACGAATACCGGACCTACATGCGGTGCACCGGCGGTATCGTTCCGCATTTCGTACTGCGCGCCACCTCCAATTCCTGA
- a CDS encoding DUF6622 family protein, translating to MLLQIILHTPKWVFAVFVLLLWLGCKQLLAGSVGLTKVTVMPIAMTGLSLAGVISAFGDSPGALLGWAVAAAALVLLVLQSPLPASTRYDRAAREFHLAGSAVPLVLMMGIFFTKYAVGVALAMHPELRQQASFAVAVPMLYGAFSGIFAARAVRLWKLAIRSDAMAVAARAA from the coding sequence ATGCTGCTGCAAATCATTCTTCACACCCCGAAGTGGGTTTTCGCCGTTTTCGTGCTGCTGCTGTGGCTCGGCTGCAAGCAGCTGCTCGCCGGCAGCGTCGGCCTGACGAAGGTGACCGTGATGCCCATCGCCATGACCGGCCTCTCATTGGCCGGCGTGATCTCGGCCTTCGGCGATTCGCCCGGTGCCCTGCTCGGCTGGGCCGTGGCGGCCGCCGCGCTGGTGCTGCTGGTGCTGCAGAGCCCCTTGCCCGCAAGCACCCGCTACGACAGGGCGGCACGCGAATTTCACCTGGCCGGCAGCGCGGTGCCGCTGGTGCTGATGATGGGTATTTTCTTCACCAAGTACGCGGTGGGGGTCGCGCTGGCCATGCACCCCGAGCTGCGCCAGCAGGCCAGCTTCGCCGTGGCGGTTCCCATGCTGTATGGCGCCTTCAGCGGCATTTTCGCGGCCCGCGCCGTGCGCCTGTGGAAGCTGGCGATCCGTAGCGACGCCATGGCCGTGGCCGCCCGCGCAGCCTAA
- a CDS encoding efflux RND transporter periplasmic adaptor subunit, producing the protein MESPNSEPSSGDSPAVQPVHPASSPPPRPPSRRRIWLGSLIALLLLLVLGGGAWYLINRKSSPAGGPGFGGVTATVGHAAAREIELPVTIEALGTVTPLATITLKAQVGGVLTEVLFTEGQTVARNQLLARIDPRPYEQALMQARGTRQRDEAQLEAARVTLARYRTLLGQDSIARQDVDTQAALVRQLEGTVTTDLAAEAAAKLNLDYTRITSPVAGRIGLRAVDAGNTVTANATTGIAVITQMNPIDVQFSVPQDRVPDIQAQLAKGEPLPVTAFDRNRAATLDTGTFSTLDNVVDTTTGTVKAKARFGNAQTTLFPSQFVNVQLLLRKVRAVVVPVTAVRTGPNGDYVYVINDDRTVSMRQVKRGEANADVVAITSGLKSGENVVTEGGDRIKDGGVVQLQGDRPAAGPRGGASGPRGAASGPRGQRGEGGGERRRQRAPE; encoded by the coding sequence ATGGAATCTCCGAACTCCGAGCCTTCTTCCGGCGATTCGCCTGCTGTTCAACCGGTACACCCTGCCTCGTCTCCACCGCCCCGGCCGCCTTCGCGCCGCAGGATCTGGCTCGGCAGCCTGATCGCGCTGCTGTTGCTCCTGGTGTTGGGAGGCGGCGCCTGGTATCTCATCAACCGCAAGAGCAGTCCCGCCGGCGGGCCGGGTTTCGGCGGCGTGACCGCCACGGTCGGGCATGCGGCGGCGCGCGAAATCGAGCTGCCGGTGACCATCGAAGCGCTCGGCACGGTCACGCCGCTGGCGACCATCACGCTCAAGGCGCAGGTCGGCGGCGTGCTGACCGAAGTGCTGTTCACCGAAGGGCAGACGGTCGCGAGGAACCAGCTGCTCGCGCGCATCGACCCCCGGCCCTACGAGCAGGCGCTGATGCAGGCCCGCGGCACGCGCCAGCGCGACGAGGCGCAGCTCGAAGCCGCGCGCGTCACGCTTGCGCGCTACCGCACGCTGCTTGGGCAGGACTCCATTGCCCGGCAAGACGTCGACACCCAGGCCGCGCTGGTCCGGCAGCTGGAAGGCACCGTCACCACCGACCTGGCCGCCGAGGCCGCCGCCAAGCTGAATCTCGACTACACCCGCATCACCTCGCCCGTGGCCGGCCGCATCGGCTTGCGCGCGGTGGATGCGGGCAACACCGTCACGGCCAATGCGACAACGGGCATCGCGGTCATCACGCAGATGAACCCGATCGACGTGCAGTTCTCGGTGCCGCAAGACCGCGTGCCCGACATCCAGGCGCAGCTTGCCAAGGGCGAGCCGCTACCGGTCACTGCCTTCGACCGTAACCGCGCGGCCACGCTCGATACGGGAACCTTCTCCACGCTCGACAACGTGGTCGATACCACCACCGGCACGGTGAAGGCCAAGGCCCGCTTCGGCAATGCGCAGACCACGCTGTTCCCGAGCCAGTTCGTCAACGTGCAGTTGCTGCTGCGCAAGGTGCGCGCGGTGGTGGTGCCGGTCACGGCGGTGCGCACCGGCCCCAATGGCGACTATGTGTATGTCATCAACGACGACCGCACCGTGTCGATGCGCCAGGTGAAGCGCGGCGAGGCCAATGCCGATGTGGTGGCCATCACTTCAGGCTTGAAGTCCGGCGAGAACGTCGTGACCGAGGGCGGCGACCGCATCAAGGATGGCGGGGTCGTGCAGCTGCAGGGCGACCGGCCCGCGGCAGGCCCGCGCGGCGGCGCCTCGGGGCCGCGCGGTGCGGCTTCGGGTCCACGCGGCCAGCGCGGCGAAGGCGGTGGGGAGCGGCGGCGCCAGCGCGCTCCTGAATGA